The following are encoded in a window of Anopheles stephensi strain Indian chromosome X, UCI_ANSTEP_V1.0, whole genome shotgun sequence genomic DNA:
- the LOC118507284 gene encoding NADH-ubiquinone oxidoreductase 49 kDa subunit-like has product MAFSVLNTVAKRTAANVYVTGGGLLKNVAALYNARQPSRGAGKWFPDEEFIDQFKGPVMYPDEVTSRWKLPPWNSKIAPVEKTVRNLSLNFGPQHPAAHGVLRLVLELDGETVMRADPHIGLLHRGTEKLIEYKTYTQALPYFDRLDYVSMMCNEQCYSLAVEKLLNIDIPLRAKYIRVLFAEITRILNHIMAVGTHALDVGALTPFFWLFEEREKMMEFYERVSGARMHAAYIRPGGVSQDLPLGLLDDIYEFASKFGERLDEVEDVLTTNRIWVQRTVDIGVVSAEDALNYGFSGVMLRGSGIKWDLRKSQPYDAYDRVEFDVPIGTKGDCYDRYLCRIEEMRQSLRIIDQCLNQMPAGEIKTDDAKLTPPSRGEMKHSMEALIHHFKLFTQGYQVPPGATYTAVEAPKGEFGLYLVSDGSSRPYRCKIKAPGFAHLAALDKVGRHHMLADVVAIIGTLDVVFGEIDR; this is encoded by the coding sequence ATGGCATTCAGCGTGCTGAACACGGTCGCGAAGCGCACGGCCGCCAATGTTTATGTAACCGGTGGTGGGCTGCTGAAAAATGTCGCCGCTTTATATAATGCACGCCAACCGTCCCGTGGCGCCGGCAAGTGGTTCCCGGACGAGGAGTTTATCGACCAGTTCAAGGGCCCGGTCATGTACCCGGACGAGGTGACCTCCCGCTGGAAGCTGCCACCGTGGAACAGCAAGATCGCACCGGTGGAGAAAACGGTCCGCAACCTTAGCCTTAACTTTGGGCCCCAGCACCCGGCCGCTCACGGTGTGCTGCGTTTGGTGCTGGAGCTGGACGGTGAGACGGTGATGCGGGCGGATCCGCACATCGGGCTGCTGCACCGCGGTACCGAGAAGCTGATCGAGTACAAGACGTACACACAGGCGCTGCCTTACTTCGATCGGCTCGATTACGTTTCGATGATGTGCAACGAACAGTGCTATTCGCTTGCGGTCGAGAAGCTGCTGAACATCGATATCCCGCTGCGGGCGAAGTACATTCGGGTGCTGTTTGCGGAAATTACGCGCATCCTGAACCACATTATGGCGGTCGGTACGCACGCGCTGGATGTGGGCGCCCTGACGCCGTTCTTCTGGCTGTTCGAGGAGCGCGAGAAGATGATGGAGTTTTACGAGCGCGTGTCGGGTGCGCGTATGCACGCCGCCTACATCCGGCCGGGTGGTGTGTCGCAGGATCTGCCGCTCGGTCTGCTGGACGATATCTACGAGTTTGCGTCCAAGTTCGGCGAGCGGTTGGATGAGGTGGAGGATGTGCTGACGACCAACCGCATCTGGGTGCAGCGTACGGTCGACATCGGTGTCGTGTCGGCGGAGGACGCACTGAACTACGGCTTCAGCGGTGTGATGTTGCGCGGTTCCGGCATCAAGTGGGATCTGCGCAAATCGCAGCCGTACGATGCGTACGATCGGGTCGAGTTCGACGTGCCGATCGGCACGAAGGGCGATTGCTACGACCGGTACCTGTGCCGTATCGAGGAGATGCGTCAGTCGCTACGCATCATCGACCAGTGCCTGAACCAGATGCCGGCCGGTGAAATTAAGACGGACGATGCGAAGCTAACGCCACCGTCCCGGGGTGAAATGAAACATTCGATGGAAGCGCTCATCCACCATTTCAAGCTGTTCACGCAAGGATACCAGGTGCCGCCCGGTGCGACGTACACCGCGGTTGAAGCGCCGAAGGGCGAATTCGGCCTGTACCTGGTGTCGGACGGTTCAAGCCGACCGTACCGGTGCAAGATTAAGGCGCCAGGGTTCGCACATCTGGCCGCACTAGACAAGGTCGGCCGTCATCACATGCTGGCGGACGTGGTAGCGATCATCGGTACGCTTGACGTTGTGTTCGGTGAAATCGATCGCTAA
- the LOC118507320 gene encoding uncharacterized protein C15orf61 homolog: MLLLKRALHTAHKPKVSEVLTAYLKQCNEPPWTSYFIKHADVYNDQFGWSHFNWTLDTGANYHILRTGCYPYMKYHCTKRPWQDLTLDDRFFRCIKVANLGLPQLFYGLAAMFLIRHTEYVQMPDGRAPVPIYFLYEEDKGSMY; the protein is encoded by the exons ATGCTTCTCCTAAAGCGTGCGCTACACACCGCCCACAAACCGAAAGTGTCCGAGGTGCTCACAGCATATCTGAAGCAATGCAACGAACCACCCTGGACGTCCTACTTCATCAAG CATGCGGACGTGTACAACGACCAGTTCGGATGGTCCCACTTCAACTGGACGCTCGATACGGGCGCAAACTATCACATCCTGCGTACCGGGTGCTACCCCTACATGAAGTACCACTGCACCAAGCGACCCTGGCAAGACCTCACACTGGACGATCGGTTTTTTCGCTGCATCAAGGTCGCCAACCTGGGACTACCGCAGCTATTCTACGGACTGGCGGCCATGTTTCTTATACGCCATACTGAGTACGTCCAGATGCCGGACGGCCGGGCCCCCGTACCGATCTACTTCCTGTACGAAGAGGATAAAGGTTCGATGTATTAG